The proteins below come from a single Mustela nigripes isolate SB6536 chromosome 14, MUSNIG.SB6536, whole genome shotgun sequence genomic window:
- the CTTNBP2NL gene encoding CTTNBP2 N-terminal-like protein gives MNLEKLSKPELLTLFSILEGELEARDLVIEALKAQHRDTFIEERYGKYNISDPLMALQRDFETLKEKNDGDKQPVCTNPLSVLKVVMKQCKNMQERMLSQLAAAESRHRKVILDLEEERQRHAQDTAEGDDVTYMLEKERERLTQQLEFEKSQVKKFEKEQKKLSSQLEEERSRHKQLSSMLVLECKKATSKAAEEGQKAGELSLKLEKEKSRVSKLEEELAAERKRGLQTEAQVEKQLSEFDIEREQLRAKLNREENRTRTLKEEMESLKKIVQDLEASHQHSSPPEQAKKPVTMSKGTVTEPPVLVSVFCQTESPQAERTQGNSAAKGTATGLPGPATPTYAYAKANGHFEPEMQTAREPGAGSSVENQVPPRERSVGSLGSAQEKAVENGGCPVGIETPGPAPGHLPSSGGSLSPSSTASSSLTSSPCSSPVLTKRLLGSSASSPGYQSSYQVGINQRFHAARHKFQSQADQDQQASGVQSPPSRDLSPTLIDNSAAKQLARNTVTQVLSRFTSQQGPIKPVSPNSSPFGTDYRNLANTASPRGDASHSPTPGKVSSPLSPLSPGIKSPTIPRAERGNPPPIPPKKPGLTPSPSATTPLTKTHSQASSLATTEDLAVSCSSPAVVANGKDVEILLPTSS, from the exons gCGCAACACAGAGATACGTTCATTGAAGAACGCTACGGGAAATACAACATCAGTGATCCTTTAATGGCTCTACAGAGAGACTTCGAGACGCTGAAGGAGAAGAATGATGGCGACAAGCAGCCAGTCTGCACAAACCCACTCTCCGTCCTGAAGGTGGTGATGAAGCAGTGTAAGAACATGCAGGAGCGCATGCTGTCGCAGCTGGCGGCCGCCGAGAGCAGGCACCGCAAA gtGATCCTGGACCttgaggaagaaaggcagaggcaTGCGCAAGACACAGCTGAAGGAGATGATGTCACCTACAtgctggagaaagagagagagcggcTGACTCAGCAG TTGGAATTTGAGAAGTCCCAAGtgaaaaagtttgagaaagagcagaagaagCTGTCCAGTCAGCTGGAGGAGGAGCGCTCCCGACACAAGCAGCTCTCGTCCATGCTGGTGCTCGAGTGCAAGAAAGCCACCAGCAAGGCGGCCGAGGAGGGCCAGAAGGCAGGCGAGCTGAGCCTGaaactggagaaggagaagagccGGGTGAGTAAACTGGAGGAAGAACTGGCGGCTGAGAGGAAGCGAGGCTTGCAGACAGAGGCCCAGGTGGAGAAGCAGCTGTCCGAGTTCGACATCGAGCGAGAGCAACTGCGAGCAAAACTGAACCGGGAAGAGAACCGCACCAGAACCCtgaaggaagagatggagagTTTGAAGAAGATAGTGCAGGATCTGGAGGCTTCTCACCAGCACAGCAGCCCTCCTGAGCAAGCGAAGAAGCCGGTGACCATGTCTAAAGGCACGGTGACCGAGCCTCCCGTGCTGGTGTCTGTGTTCTGCCAAACCGAAAGTCCGCAGGCAGAAAGAACCCAGGGGAACAGCGCAGCCAAGGGGACAGCCACTGGGCTACCTGGTCCCGCCACTCCTACTTACGCGTATGCAAAAGCCAATGGCCATTTTGAGCCCGAGATGCAGACTGCCCGGGAGCCAGGGGCAGGCAGCAGCGTAGAAAACCAAGTGCCTCCACGAGAGAGATCTGTGGGGTCTCTGGGGTCGGCCCAAGAGAAAGCAGTGGAGAATGGCGGGTGTCCTGTGGGAATCGAGACTCCTGGCCCAGCACCTGGTCACCTCCCGTCCAGTGGGGGCTCGCTGTCTCCCAGCAgcacagcctcctcctccctcacatCCTCTCCTTGCTCCTCCCCAGTGCTAACTAAGCGCCTGCTGGGGTCGTCAGCCAGCAGCCCTGGCTACCAGTCATCCTACCAAGTAGGGATCAACCAGCGGTTCCATGCAGCCCGGCACAAATTTCAGTCTCAAGCAGATCAGGACCAACAGGCCAGTGGTGTGCAGAGCCCCCCATCCAGGGACCTTTCTCCCACCCTCATAGATAACTCTGCAGCCAAGCAGCTGGCCCGCAACACCGTCACTCAGGTGCTCTCCAGATTCACCAGCCAGCAAGGGCCTATCAAGCCTGTCTCCCCCAACAGCTCTCCCTTCGGCACAGACTATCGGAATCTGGCCAACACCGCCAGCCCAAGAGGCGACGCCAGCCATTCCCCGACTCCAGGGAAAGTGTCCAGTCCGCTGAGCCCTCTGtctccagggatcaagtcccccacCATCCCCAGAGCTGAGAGAGGAAACCCTCCACCCATTCCGCCCAAAAAACCTGGCCTCACCCCTTCTCCATCTGCTACCACTCCACTGACCAAAACTCATTCCCAGGCCTCCTCTTTGGCCACCACAGAAGACCTAGCCGTCAGCTGCTCTTCCCCGGCTGTTGTAGCTAATGGCAAGGACGTGGAGATACTCCTGCCTACCAGCAGCTAG